The proteins below are encoded in one region of Neisseria macacae ATCC 33926:
- the csm6 gene encoding CRISPR-associated ring nuclease Csm6, whose translation MRQKRKILIAVTGMSPQILTETVYALYTQQNWLPDEIFVLTTQTGYNNIVRNLLGEDGFFTRLCKDYNLPEIQFGERNIHVIHDTGGEKLSDIRTPEENNLAADMIVNFIRQQCADDKTELHVSIAGGRKSMGFYIGYALSLFGRPQDKLSHVLVTEGFENNPLFFYPTHYDNYISKKPYDPNCTETINTREAKVMQAEIPFVRMSYGLPNLAQNNVSYSEAVQLLQNNLKADRIILNIKNCTIQLGQDKPIKIADKRYFFAYAALARFHLQNKSIKLINQAACYDNIKNNKWQLGVYPELDDFQTCYWDIMQINEPSLKNAPNRQELLEQARNSALQSLRELPSKLRLILMENFSEYVAEQYGVFSTGTRKTTPTYYLKMPVEKIEIVG comes from the coding sequence ATGAGACAAAAACGCAAAATCTTAATCGCCGTTACAGGCATGTCGCCACAAATTTTGACCGAAACCGTCTATGCCCTGTATACGCAGCAAAATTGGCTGCCTGATGAAATTTTTGTACTGACCACACAAACCGGCTACAACAATATCGTTCGTAATTTGCTTGGGGAAGACGGCTTTTTCACGCGCCTTTGCAAAGATTACAATCTGCCTGAAATTCAGTTCGGCGAACGGAATATCCATGTTATCCACGATACTGGCGGTGAAAAACTGAGTGATATCCGCACACCTGAAGAAAACAATTTGGCAGCGGATATGATTGTGAATTTTATCCGCCAACAATGCGCCGATGATAAGACCGAGCTACACGTTTCCATCGCAGGCGGACGAAAATCCATGGGATTTTATATTGGTTACGCACTATCTTTGTTTGGTCGTCCGCAGGATAAGCTGTCGCACGTCCTGGTTACCGAAGGATTTGAAAACAACCCGCTTTTTTTCTATCCGACCCATTACGACAACTATATTTCCAAAAAGCCGTACGACCCCAATTGTACAGAAACCATTAACACTCGTGAAGCCAAAGTAATGCAGGCAGAAATTCCGTTTGTACGCATGAGTTACGGTTTGCCAAATTTGGCGCAGAATAATGTGAGCTACTCTGAAGCAGTACAACTCCTACAAAACAATTTAAAAGCTGACCGCATCATTTTAAATATCAAAAATTGCACCATTCAACTTGGGCAGGACAAACCCATTAAAATAGCCGACAAACGCTACTTTTTTGCCTATGCCGCATTAGCGCGGTTTCATTTGCAAAATAAAAGCATCAAGCTGATAAACCAAGCAGCCTGCTATGACAACATTAAAAACAACAAATGGCAGCTTGGCGTATATCCGGAACTGGATGATTTTCAAACATGCTATTGGGACATCATGCAAATCAACGAACCATCTCTCAAAAATGCTCCGAATCGTCAAGAGCTGTTAGAGCAGGCGCGCAATAGCGCATTGCAAAGTTTGCGCGAACTACCTTCCAAACTCCGTCTCATCTTAATGGAGAACTTTTCAGAATACGTTGCAGAACAATACGGCGTATTTAGCACAGGTACGCGCAAAACAACGCCTACATATTATTTAAAAATGCCGGTCGAAAAAATTGAAATTGTAGGGTAA
- a CDS encoding tetratricopeptide repeat protein translates to MSQTIIALCTAEQLASAIPDWQRYGIQFANTSERLNRFQAADCILCLPETPVPLLSAAWQRFSQSRFFISQGRQQWLDGQTRQSVDFNQLLSTREQPKKEQQAVTTPPQQIQIKQSSNPPGNMTDNTLLFEIFKFAAWGLDNKDYQEKVNELLYLAAQRGTELSNSAQKNKKQGEHAYQLTQELETLFKKDNQTALNAWFNEQQARPELSQRIKKHLAIKLGKLNNNKDKRKSFTPTQGCLVRPPQFTQHHPNSLRHLPAHSNWEIVIDETGMEFEQAEDLSIDDYSLGRYVALAIPQGRAKLDKLPETFHAAEEKPELLDKVINNILSQSVGVLGITAKDPLSFNRPRWFSGVYRLLQLALRLLPLPNEGSKQVHVFIEQRGGFNADTDLQVLKQLLLSELQSIDEARFSQLLLSLEIAPKGKHPYLAHVDALAHCWGGSSAKQRLIRAKFKGHCFLTPESGDLERIYAALDGKTALSSHDWFQAVCALSGEPEHSLLREAMQQLGERCQTQPEIWQNYLQTVRQRLNEKDYHPQALDEILGWLQTYAPADNKLPPLLQLRFQAARLAADNHQGRMRLEAIQNLLDLGNQLKYEAAPEVAQVYNRLAVATTNIYEFDYAKQILEHALKLPEIAVGRQQYGRLLSGMGQIHAFSGEHQAAASFFTQALETFEKLSDPDAAQKDIRQTRLYRLHNALDAGETWENIQPLATSVFGSDLDKAANKFSISPDDRFTHHALLRLLAAYPQQTASAQKTYLYNQAHWQSEAGHPWQLIHLWRGWLAHFAGNDIIAIEAFNHALDEEADGLTLQWIALTTAVLAERLGLGKSSPYPIAAEAARLKTAFPQAPHAALQTLQKSEAQPEKLLAALKACLPFNFK, encoded by the coding sequence ATGTCCCAAACCATCATTGCCCTCTGCACTGCCGAGCAACTGGCCTCCGCCATTCCCGATTGGCAACGATACGGCATTCAATTTGCAAACACATCAGAGCGCCTAAACCGCTTCCAAGCAGCCGATTGCATTTTGTGCTTGCCCGAGACGCCCGTTCCATTATTAAGTGCGGCATGGCAGCGTTTTTCCCAAAGCCGCTTTTTCATCTCACAGGGCAGACAACAGTGGCTGGACGGACAAACACGGCAATCTGTAGATTTCAATCAGCTGTTATCTACCCGCGAACAGCCTAAAAAAGAACAACAGGCAGTAACAACCCCTCCCCAACAAATACAAATCAAACAGTCCAGTAATCCGCCTGGTAACATGACAGACAACACACTATTGTTTGAAATATTCAAATTCGCCGCCTGGGGCTTAGACAACAAAGACTATCAAGAAAAAGTAAACGAACTGCTTTACCTTGCGGCACAGCGTGGTACTGAATTGTCAAACTCCGCTCAAAAAAACAAGAAACAGGGCGAACACGCCTATCAGCTGACGCAAGAATTAGAAACCCTATTCAAAAAAGACAACCAGACAGCTCTAAACGCTTGGTTTAATGAGCAGCAAGCCCGCCCCGAACTAAGCCAACGCATCAAAAAACACTTAGCCATCAAACTGGGCAAGCTCAACAACAATAAAGACAAGAGAAAATCCTTCACGCCCACACAAGGCTGCCTGGTACGACCACCCCAATTTACCCAACATCATCCCAACAGCCTTCGCCACCTGCCAGCACATTCCAACTGGGAAATCGTCATTGACGAAACAGGCATGGAATTTGAGCAGGCGGAGGATTTATCCATCGACGACTACAGCTTAGGCCGCTATGTCGCGCTTGCCATTCCGCAAGGCAGAGCCAAATTGGACAAACTGCCCGAAACATTCCACGCCGCTGAAGAAAAGCCCGAGCTGCTGGACAAAGTCATCAACAACATCCTCTCGCAATCGGTAGGCGTATTGGGCATTACGGCCAAAGACCCGCTTTCATTCAACCGCCCGCGTTGGTTTAGCGGTGTGTACCGTTTACTGCAACTTGCCTTGCGCCTGCTGCCGCTACCCAACGAAGGCAGCAAGCAGGTACACGTATTTATCGAACAACGCGGCGGCTTTAATGCCGACACCGACTTGCAGGTTTTAAAACAACTGCTGTTAAGCGAATTGCAAAGCATAGACGAAGCCCGTTTCAGCCAGCTGCTCCTGTCGCTGGAAATCGCCCCCAAAGGCAAACACCCCTATCTCGCCCATGTTGATGCACTGGCGCACTGCTGGGGCGGTTCGTCCGCCAAACAACGTTTGATAAGAGCCAAATTCAAAGGACATTGTTTCCTTACCCCGGAAAGCGGCGATTTAGAACGCATTTATGCCGCACTCGATGGCAAAACTGCCCTGTCGTCGCACGACTGGTTTCAAGCAGTCTGCGCCCTGTCCGGTGAACCCGAACACAGCCTCTTACGCGAAGCCATGCAGCAATTGGGCGAACGCTGCCAAACACAGCCCGAAATCTGGCAAAACTACCTGCAAACAGTCCGCCAACGCCTAAACGAAAAAGACTACCACCCCCAAGCCCTAGATGAAATCTTAGGCTGGCTGCAAACCTACGCCCCGGCAGACAACAAACTGCCGCCACTATTACAACTGCGTTTTCAAGCAGCCCGGCTTGCCGCCGACAACCATCAGGGCAGAATGCGTCTGGAAGCCATACAAAACCTGCTTGATTTGGGCAACCAACTGAAATACGAAGCCGCACCCGAAGTCGCGCAGGTATACAACCGCCTGGCGGTAGCCACCACCAACATATACGAATTCGACTACGCCAAACAAATTCTGGAACACGCGCTCAAACTGCCTGAAATTGCCGTCGGTCGGCAGCAATACGGCAGGCTTCTATCAGGCATGGGACAGATACACGCCTTCTCGGGCGAACACCAAGCTGCCGCATCATTTTTTACCCAAGCACTTGAAACATTTGAAAAACTATCCGACCCTGACGCGGCACAAAAAGACATCCGTCAAACCCGCCTATACCGGCTGCACAACGCCCTGGACGCAGGCGAAACATGGGAAAACATACAGCCGCTCGCCACATCTGTTTTCGGCAGCGATTTAGACAAAGCCGCCAACAAATTTTCAATCAGCCCGGACGACCGCTTTACCCATCATGCCTTATTGCGCCTGCTTGCCGCCTATCCGCAGCAAACCGCATCCGCGCAAAAAACCTATTTGTACAATCAAGCCCACTGGCAAAGCGAAGCAGGACACCCATGGCAGCTTATCCACCTGTGGCGCGGCTGGTTGGCGCATTTTGCAGGCAACGACATCATTGCCATCGAAGCCTTTAACCATGCCCTAGACGAAGAAGCAGACGGCCTGACCCTGCAATGGATTGCGCTGACGACTGCCGTATTGGCAGAACGGCTCGGACTGGGCAAATCCAGCCCCTACCCCATTGCCGCCGAAGCTGCTCGTCTGAAAACCGCGTTCCCCCAAGCGCCGCACGCAGCCTTACAGACCTTGCAGAAAAGCGAAGCACAACCCGAAAAACTGCTTGCCGCGCTGAAAGCCTGCCTGCCTTTTAACTTCAAATAA
- a CDS encoding Card1-like endonuclease domain-containing protein — protein sequence MSQIPHYFIILSEHNIAEYRACLDLRPQNVHLIVTGWIAGKNAHTRFKNTLEQSEQFNGKIHEIGFQSDSQLIGERTEEIQMWLDTVFKAYCAEHHIANNAILNITGGTKILSQLLAAQTGIWQELHYQAFQRDSNQIHIDRLNPDNLAFLGEIVLSDRFSLRDSLKLYADEIKKHNPNPIAKHPDSLPLAQMRFAAQSMQQPENGNLFPAVMPVLENAWTQKYSKDQKEILLEWQEFGLAQPDELKPFLQRLINLLDPQDRIRLDEKGLILPTKYNKNSQIARQIHDWRKWISGDWFEQLIYTWFKENGVKDEELETGLQLIQGESQGNETDILLFRKNQLIFCELKSDLSSESKLADPLRQVIDQSLNMGKVRRVLILSPKIQNDYQKEERKKPQWTEFERNCAAKNIQIIIARDKEALKALTS from the coding sequence ATGTCCCAAATTCCACACTACTTCATCATCCTTTCCGAACACAACATCGCCGAATACCGCGCCTGCCTCGATTTACGGCCCCAAAACGTCCATCTCATCGTCACCGGCTGGATAGCCGGTAAAAACGCACACACCCGTTTCAAAAACACGCTCGAGCAAAGCGAACAATTTAACGGCAAAATCCACGAAATCGGCTTTCAAAGCGACAGCCAACTCATCGGCGAACGAACCGAAGAAATCCAAATGTGGCTCGACACCGTCTTCAAAGCCTACTGCGCCGAACACCACATTGCAAACAACGCCATACTCAACATCACAGGCGGCACAAAAATCCTGTCCCAACTGCTCGCCGCCCAAACCGGCATATGGCAGGAGCTGCACTACCAAGCCTTCCAACGCGACAGCAACCAAATCCACATAGACCGCCTCAATCCCGACAACCTGGCATTTCTGGGCGAAATCGTCCTATCCGACCGATTCTCCCTGCGCGACAGCTTGAAACTCTACGCCGACGAAATCAAAAAACACAACCCCAACCCCATTGCCAAACATCCCGACAGCCTGCCCCTTGCCCAAATGCGTTTTGCCGCCCAAAGCATGCAGCAGCCAGAAAACGGCAACCTCTTCCCCGCCGTTATGCCCGTATTGGAAAACGCATGGACACAAAAATATTCCAAAGACCAAAAAGAAATCCTGCTCGAATGGCAAGAGTTCGGGCTTGCACAACCCGACGAACTCAAACCCTTCCTTCAAAGGCTGATCAACCTGCTTGACCCGCAAGACCGCATCCGCCTGGACGAAAAAGGACTGATCCTGCCCACCAAATACAACAAAAACAGCCAAATAGCCCGACAAATTCACGACTGGAGAAAATGGATAAGCGGCGACTGGTTTGAACAACTCATTTACACATGGTTTAAAGAAAACGGCGTAAAAGACGAAGAACTGGAGACAGGTTTGCAACTGATACAAGGAGAAAGTCAGGGCAACGAAACCGACATTTTGCTGTTCCGTAAAAACCAACTGATTTTTTGCGAACTCAAATCCGATTTAAGCTCCGAAAGCAAGCTGGCAGACCCGCTAAGGCAAGTGATCGACCAAAGCCTCAACATGGGCAAAGTACGCCGCGTCCTGATTTTGTCGCCCAAAATCCAAAATGATTACCAAAAAGAAGAACGTAAAAAACCACAATGGACGGAATTCGAGCGCAACTGCGCCGCCAAAAACATCCAAATCATCATCGCCCGCGACAAAGAAGCGCTGAAAGCCCTGACAAGCTGA
- the cas6 gene encoding CRISPR system precrRNA processing endoribonuclease RAMP protein Cas6: MNPLNLPPELPIARYRLHFTLTHDLQLPSYAASTLRGVFGHALLAAACTCDTPQTPHLPDCPYAQIFEPAPCADLPGSVRQSPPPPYLIETPLVAPTHFPAGAGYAFDLVLFGRARHSLPLIAAVFAQAFAKGLGANNAGKGELGGIAVQQADGSFLTISERGSPIALHDNHIRLPERYPAHAYIQLLTPLRIQQKGKILRETELTQAVFLRQLLRRYLTLAHLHWGNNANAAELSAQIGGQGVPPRLSWHEHRRFSNRQKQITPLSGAIGTWQLTGLPPAFSQMLYIGQWLHLGKETVFGNGQYRIIQAA; the protein is encoded by the coding sequence ATGAATCCGCTTAATCTTCCTCCGGAATTGCCCATAGCCCGCTATCGTTTGCATTTCACGCTGACGCATGATTTGCAGCTTCCGTCCTATGCGGCTTCGACCTTGCGCGGTGTGTTCGGGCATGCGCTTTTGGCTGCCGCGTGTACCTGCGACACGCCCCAAACGCCGCATCTTCCCGATTGCCCCTATGCGCAGATTTTCGAGCCGGCGCCTTGTGCCGACTTGCCCGGCAGCGTGCGCCAAAGCCCGCCGCCGCCTTATCTGATCGAGACGCCGCTGGTCGCGCCCACGCATTTTCCGGCGGGCGCGGGGTATGCGTTTGATTTGGTGCTGTTCGGCAGGGCGCGGCACAGCCTGCCTTTGATTGCCGCGGTATTTGCCCAGGCTTTTGCCAAAGGGTTGGGGGCAAACAATGCGGGTAAGGGCGAATTGGGCGGCATTGCGGTACAGCAGGCGGACGGCAGTTTCCTGACGATTAGCGAACGCGGCAGCCCCATCGCGCTACACGACAACCATATCAGGCTGCCCGAACGCTATCCCGCCCATGCGTATATCCAGCTGCTTACGCCTCTGCGTATCCAGCAAAAAGGCAAGATTTTGCGGGAAACCGAACTGACGCAGGCGGTTTTCCTGCGCCAGCTCCTGCGCCGCTATCTGACGCTTGCCCATCTGCACTGGGGCAACAATGCAAACGCTGCCGAGCTGTCCGCCCAAATCGGCGGACAAGGCGTCCCGCCCCGACTTTCATGGCACGAACACCGCCGTTTTTCCAACCGTCAAAAGCAGATTACGCCCCTTAGCGGCGCAATCGGCACATGGCAGCTGACCGGCCTTCCGCCCGCCTTCTCGCAAATGCTGTATATCGGACAATGGCTGCACTTGGGCAAAGAAACCGTATTCGGCAACGGGCAATACCGCATTATCCAAGCAGCTTGA
- the cmr6 gene encoding type III-B CRISPR module RAMP protein Cmr6 codes for MTISLMRESLKKLISDDLKDAHAGLLMQRGLTEWDKDNKQAKAELIQKIVKIPAPKKDSLYALAFTRWVQATSDTGRFATLAAGISGRLYTGLNSAGALETGISTSHTYGMPLIAGSSVKGIARSHAESLGLDKAHLTVLFGDDSDSGSLKSGALVWHDAWFIPANTPPFAAEIITTHHQEYYNGKQPEADEMESPIPNQQIATQGSFYFVIESAPGAQAWATYAQNLLFQALQTQGAGSKTASGYGYFTVADDDALGKIKHIQEEQQQALAAQQKAAELAAMPAHQQFIQTWQERMEEQPNKIIGNQAHDKLYQEWKAALQTATESPDFNAAEKKEIADAFAVKKMMAKYAKWLTDKRGKELKPILAKLRGE; via the coding sequence ATGACCATATCACTCATGCGGGAAAGCCTGAAAAAACTCATTTCAGACGACCTAAAAGACGCACACGCCGGTTTGCTCATGCAGCGCGGCCTGACCGAGTGGGACAAAGACAACAAACAAGCCAAAGCAGAGCTGATTCAAAAAATCGTCAAAATTCCCGCGCCCAAAAAAGACAGCCTGTACGCACTCGCCTTTACGCGCTGGGTGCAGGCCACTTCCGATACCGGCCGCTTCGCCACACTTGCCGCCGGCATTTCAGGCAGGCTTTACACAGGCCTCAACAGCGCAGGCGCACTGGAAACAGGCATCAGCACCAGCCACACCTACGGCATGCCCCTCATCGCAGGCTCCTCCGTCAAAGGCATCGCCCGCAGCCATGCCGAAAGCCTCGGACTGGATAAAGCCCACCTGACCGTATTGTTCGGCGACGACAGCGACTCAGGCAGCCTGAAGTCAGGCGCACTCGTTTGGCACGACGCATGGTTCATCCCCGCCAACACACCTCCCTTTGCCGCAGAAATCATCACCACCCACCACCAAGAATACTACAACGGCAAACAACCCGAAGCCGACGAAATGGAATCCCCCATCCCCAATCAGCAAATCGCCACACAAGGCAGCTTCTATTTCGTCATCGAAAGCGCACCGGGCGCGCAGGCATGGGCGACATACGCCCAAAACCTACTGTTTCAAGCCTTGCAGACACAAGGCGCAGGCAGCAAAACCGCATCCGGCTACGGCTATTTTACAGTTGCAGATGACGATGCCCTTGGGAAAATCAAGCATATCCAAGAAGAGCAGCAACAAGCCCTGGCCGCGCAACAAAAAGCCGCCGAGCTTGCCGCCATGCCCGCGCATCAACAGTTTATCCAAACATGGCAAGAACGAATGGAGGAGCAACCAAACAAGATCATAGGCAACCAAGCACACGACAAACTCTATCAAGAATGGAAGGCAGCCCTGCAAACCGCCACAGAAAGCCCCGATTTCAACGCGGCAGAGAAAAAAGAAATTGCTGACGCGTTTGCCGTCAAAAAGATGATGGCAAAATACGCGAAATGGCTGACCGACAAGCGCGGCAAAGAGCTGAAACCCATCCTGGCGAAGCTGCGCGGCGAATAG
- the cmr5 gene encoding type III-B CRISPR module-associated protein Cmr5 — MPHIRSQKYAQRALGLIQRVKEKNEKVKEYRTLALNFPTMILQSGLAQAIGFLQAKGKEEHLLLLAHIAELLEENENSLHKKILEADLPHYQLLTRQAIEAASGLKRYTQALLPKPKDEQGGQS; from the coding sequence ATGCCACACATCCGCTCGCAAAAATACGCCCAACGCGCATTAGGCTTGATTCAAAGAGTCAAAGAGAAAAACGAAAAAGTCAAAGAATACCGCACGCTTGCGCTGAATTTCCCCACCATGATCCTGCAATCCGGGCTTGCCCAAGCCATCGGCTTTTTACAAGCCAAAGGCAAAGAAGAACACCTGCTCCTACTGGCGCACATTGCCGAATTGTTGGAAGAAAACGAAAACAGCCTGCACAAGAAAATCTTAGAAGCAGACTTACCGCATTACCAACTCCTCACGCGCCAAGCCATAGAAGCCGCCTCCGGCCTCAAACGCTACACCCAAGCCCTGCTGCCCAAACCCAAAGACGAACAAGGGGGACAATCATGA